From the genome of Streptomyces sp. NBC_01317, one region includes:
- a CDS encoding DUF397 domain-containing protein, which produces MNSADLIGAVWRKSSRSNADRNCVEVAFLNDGRVALRDTKDQGNGQAFTVTSGEWATFTDSLADAEFTRL; this is translated from the coding sequence GTGAACAGTGCCGACCTGATAGGTGCGGTCTGGCGCAAGAGCAGCCGCAGCAACGCCGACCGCAACTGCGTCGAGGTCGCGTTCCTCAATGACGGGCGAGTCGCCCTGCGCGACACCAAGGACCAGGGCAACGGCCAGGCTTTCACGGTCACTTCCGGGGAGTGGGCCACGTTCACGGACAGCCTGGCGGACGCCGAATTCACCCGGCTGTAG
- a CDS encoding aminopeptidase P family protein has product MAIPTEDPALEPFTADDYRARMARAAASAAGEGLAGLLVAPGPDLTYLTGYRPSADTERLTLLVLAAGQDPVLVVPALEAGDAERAPGAPALALRDWTDGKDPYALTAPLLDPAGRFGVSDNAWAMHLLAFQHALPGTSYVALTEALPMLRAVKDARELARAEAAGAAADAAYGDILGVRFAGRRETEVAADLAALLLRHGHSQVDFTVVGSGPNGANPHHEAGTRVIERGDMVVLDFGGLKHGYGSDTTRTVHVGEPTAEERTVHELVREAQQAGFEAVRPGVACQEVDRAARAVIDAAGYGPYFIHRTGHGIGVTTHEPPYMIEGEERPMVPGMCFSIEPGVYLPGRFGVRIEDIVTVTEDGGRRFNNTSREMALVE; this is encoded by the coding sequence ATGGCCATCCCCACCGAAGACCCCGCTCTCGAACCCTTCACCGCCGACGACTACCGCGCCCGGATGGCCCGCGCCGCCGCGTCGGCCGCCGGTGAAGGGCTGGCGGGGCTGCTCGTCGCCCCGGGGCCCGACCTCACGTACCTCACCGGCTACCGCCCCAGCGCCGACACCGAGCGGCTGACGCTGCTGGTTCTCGCCGCCGGGCAGGACCCCGTGCTCGTCGTGCCGGCCCTGGAGGCGGGGGACGCCGAGCGCGCGCCGGGCGCGCCCGCGCTCGCCCTGCGCGACTGGACCGATGGCAAGGACCCGTACGCGCTCACGGCGCCCCTGCTCGACCCGGCGGGACGGTTCGGCGTCAGTGACAACGCCTGGGCCATGCACCTGCTCGCGTTCCAGCACGCCCTGCCCGGCACCTCGTACGTGGCGCTGACCGAGGCGCTGCCCATGCTGCGCGCCGTCAAGGACGCCCGGGAGCTTGCGAGGGCGGAGGCGGCGGGCGCCGCCGCCGACGCGGCGTACGGGGACATCCTCGGCGTACGGTTCGCCGGGCGCCGGGAGACGGAGGTGGCGGCGGACCTGGCCGCGCTGCTCCTGCGGCACGGCCACTCGCAGGTCGACTTCACGGTGGTCGGCTCGGGCCCCAACGGCGCGAACCCGCACCACGAGGCCGGGACCCGCGTCATCGAGCGGGGTGACATGGTCGTCCTCGACTTCGGCGGCCTCAAGCACGGTTACGGCTCCGACACGACCCGTACCGTCCACGTCGGCGAGCCGACCGCCGAGGAGCGGACCGTCCACGAACTGGTCCGCGAGGCGCAGCAGGCCGGGTTCGAGGCCGTACGCCCCGGAGTCGCCTGCCAGGAGGTCGACCGGGCCGCGCGCGCGGTCATCGACGCGGCGGGGTACGGCCCGTACTTCATCCACCGCACCGGCCACGGCATCGGCGTCACCACCCACGAGCCGCCGTACATGATCGAGGGCGAGGAACGCCCGATGGTCCCCGGCATGTGCTTCTCCATCGAGCCCGGCGTCTACCTCCCGGGCCGCTTCGGCGTCCGTATCGAGGACATCGTCACGGTGACGGAGGACGGCGGCCGCCGCTTCAACAACACGTCGAGGGAGATGGCGTTGGTGGAGTAG
- a CDS encoding ricin-type beta-trefoil lectin domain protein: MLVSLLVVCGPAVASTAPAAAAPTKAGSASGTAVAAATCWATHYGAEIPPGSFTASGEIFDMNALTAATSLTLNPQLPFGTMVKVTNVANNASVTVRINDRGSFASTAGAPFCIDLSDGAFQRIGAISPDPGHFNVTLEVLSGGGGGGGGTPTGATGPIRGFGGKCVDVNAASTADGTAVQLYDCNGTTAQNWTVAADGTLRALGKCLDVSAGSTVNGAQVQLWTCNGSGAQKWQRQGNGQVVNPQSGKCLDATGNSSANLTRLQIWDCFGAANQLWTLPS, from the coding sequence GTGCTCGTGTCTCTGCTGGTGGTGTGCGGGCCGGCCGTCGCCAGCACCGCGCCGGCAGCGGCGGCGCCCACGAAGGCGGGCTCAGCGTCTGGTACGGCCGTCGCCGCCGCGACCTGCTGGGCCACGCACTACGGCGCGGAGATACCTCCCGGCTCGTTCACCGCGAGCGGCGAGATCTTCGACATGAACGCCCTGACGGCCGCCACGTCCCTGACCCTCAACCCGCAGCTGCCCTTCGGCACGATGGTCAAGGTCACCAACGTCGCCAACAACGCCTCCGTGACGGTCCGGATCAACGACCGGGGCTCCTTCGCGTCCACGGCCGGTGCGCCCTTCTGCATCGACCTGTCGGACGGCGCGTTCCAGAGGATCGGTGCCATCTCGCCCGATCCGGGGCACTTCAACGTGACCTTGGAGGTGCTCTCCGGGGGTGGCGGTGGCGGTGGCGGGACCCCCACGGGGGCGACAGGACCGATCCGAGGCTTCGGCGGCAAGTGCGTGGACGTCAACGCCGCGAGTACGGCCGACGGCACCGCCGTACAGCTCTACGACTGCAACGGCACCACCGCCCAGAACTGGACCGTCGCGGCGGACGGCACCCTGCGCGCTCTCGGGAAGTGCCTCGACGTCTCGGCGGGCTCCACGGTGAACGGCGCGCAGGTCCAGCTGTGGACCTGCAACGGTAGCGGCGCGCAGAAGTGGCAGCGGCAGGGGAACGGGCAGGTGGTGAACCCCCAGTCCGGCAAGTGCCTGGACGCCACGGGCAACAGCTCGGCGAACCTCACCCGGCTCCAGATCTGGGACTGCTTCGGCGCGGCGAACCAGCTGTGGACGCTGCCGAGCTGA
- a CDS encoding helix-turn-helix transcriptional regulator, with product MTGNQIGDFLRARRDQVRPEQVGLRDNGRRRVPGLRRDELAMLSGISTEYYTRLEQGRDQNPSAQVLDAVARALNLDDDARAHLRRLATPAPVRPRAPRRAERVRPSLLQLIDSWQATPAFVQGPHLDILASNAIARALSPVFTPGTNLLRATILDPAMHELLPDWEAKVETLIAGLRSTVGPEVEDPRLMALVGELAVKSPAFARIWSRHDVRPLSGGGTHHMRHPAVGDLDLAYDKFAVNGTDGLTLVIYHAEPGSGTEQSLALLSTLAADITPDQRPQNRDRSTRN from the coding sequence ATGACCGGAAACCAGATCGGCGACTTCCTCCGCGCCCGGCGCGATCAGGTCCGCCCCGAGCAGGTGGGCCTGCGCGACAACGGGCGTCGCCGCGTACCCGGTCTGCGCAGGGACGAACTCGCGATGCTTTCGGGGATCAGTACCGAGTACTACACCCGGCTCGAACAGGGCCGCGACCAGAATCCGTCCGCCCAGGTCCTGGACGCGGTGGCACGGGCCCTGAACCTGGACGACGACGCCCGTGCCCACCTGCGCCGGCTCGCCACGCCGGCCCCCGTGAGGCCGCGCGCGCCGCGCCGCGCCGAGCGGGTGCGCCCCAGCCTGCTCCAGCTCATCGACTCCTGGCAGGCGACGCCCGCCTTCGTGCAGGGCCCTCACCTGGACATACTGGCCTCCAACGCCATTGCCCGGGCGCTGTCGCCCGTCTTCACCCCCGGTACGAACCTGCTGAGGGCCACGATCCTGGACCCCGCCATGCACGAACTCCTGCCGGACTGGGAAGCGAAGGTGGAAACCCTCATCGCGGGCCTGCGCTCCACGGTCGGACCCGAGGTCGAGGACCCGCGCCTGATGGCACTGGTCGGTGAACTCGCGGTGAAGAGCCCCGCGTTCGCTCGTATCTGGTCCCGGCACGATGTCCGCCCGCTGTCGGGGGGCGGCACCCACCACATGCGTCACCCCGCGGTCGGCGACCTCGACCTCGCCTACGACAAGTTCGCCGTCAACGGCACCGACGGACTCACTCTCGTCATCTATCACGCCGAACCCGGCAGCGGCACCGAACAGTCCCTGGCCCTGCTCTCCACCCTGGCCGCGGACATCACGCCTGACCAGCGACCCCAGAACCGGGACCGTTCCACCAGGAACTGA
- a CDS encoding SDR family oxidoreductase produces the protein MTARTWFITGVNSGFGREMTEQLLRRGDRVAGTVRKLDAVADLKDTYGDRFWVAHLDVTDTAEIKTVVDKAFAELGTVDVVVNNAGYGLFGAAEELTDAQIDHVIATNLTGSIHVTRAALPHLRAQQGGRIIQISTFGGQAAFPGGSMYHATKWAVEGFTEAVAHEVAGFGIGVTIIEPGGARTQFRYGSAQLGPALDAYADTPVAAVRTLLASGTALSPGDPARMASVIIASTEQTPAPLRIALGTDSFGIIRKSLTDRLAALEAQQDVAASTDFPAGE, from the coding sequence ATGACTGCGCGTACCTGGTTCATCACCGGCGTCAACAGCGGCTTCGGGCGGGAGATGACCGAGCAGCTCCTGCGGCGCGGCGACCGTGTCGCGGGCACCGTACGCAAGCTGGACGCCGTCGCGGACCTGAAGGACACGTACGGAGACCGCTTCTGGGTCGCCCATCTGGACGTGACCGACACGGCGGAGATCAAGACCGTCGTGGACAAGGCGTTCGCCGAGCTCGGCACGGTCGACGTCGTGGTCAACAACGCCGGATACGGTCTGTTCGGCGCGGCCGAGGAGCTCACCGACGCCCAGATCGACCATGTCATCGCCACCAACCTGACGGGCTCCATCCACGTCACCCGCGCGGCCCTGCCGCACCTGCGCGCCCAGCAGGGGGGCCGGATCATCCAGATCTCGACCTTCGGCGGCCAGGCCGCGTTCCCGGGCGGCTCGATGTACCACGCCACGAAGTGGGCCGTCGAGGGCTTCACCGAGGCCGTGGCACATGAGGTCGCCGGCTTCGGCATCGGAGTCACCATCATCGAGCCCGGCGGTGCCCGTACCCAGTTCCGTTACGGCTCCGCCCAGCTGGGCCCGGCTCTGGACGCCTACGCCGACACCCCCGTCGCCGCGGTCCGCACCCTGCTCGCAAGCGGTACGGCCCTGTCGCCCGGCGACCCGGCCAGGATGGCCTCGGTCATCATCGCCAGCACGGAGCAGACCCCGGCCCCCCTGCGCATCGCGCTGGGCACGGACTCCTTCGGCATCATCCGCAAGTCCCTCACCGACCGCCTGGCCGCCCTGGAGGCACAGCAGGACGTGGCCGCGTCGACGGACTTCCCGGCCGGGGAGTAG
- a CDS encoding nucleoside/nucleotide kinase family protein has translation MDVPALIARARRLAVPGHRRLLGIAGPPGVGKSTLAALLVERLGGLAVLVPMDGFHLAGAELDRLGRADRKGAPDTFDATGYAALLARLRTPEPGAVVYAPAFDRSLEEPVAGSLPVPPEIPLVVTEGNYLLHDEGPWAAVRPLLDEVWFLDLDPEVRVRRLVDRHVRFGKERGYAERWVRDSDEANARLVARGRGRADLVVGLEED, from the coding sequence ATGGACGTGCCCGCCCTCATCGCCCGCGCCCGCCGCCTCGCCGTCCCCGGCCACCGCCGCCTGCTCGGGATCGCCGGGCCGCCCGGCGTCGGCAAGTCCACCCTCGCCGCCCTCCTGGTCGAGCGCCTCGGCGGGCTCGCCGTCCTCGTCCCCATGGACGGCTTCCACCTGGCGGGTGCGGAACTCGACCGCCTCGGCCGCGCGGACCGCAAGGGCGCCCCCGACACCTTCGACGCCACCGGTTACGCGGCCCTGCTCGCCCGGCTGCGTACCCCGGAACCCGGCGCCGTCGTGTACGCGCCCGCCTTCGACCGGTCCCTGGAGGAGCCGGTCGCGGGGAGCCTCCCCGTACCGCCGGAGATTCCGCTCGTCGTCACGGAGGGCAACTACCTGCTGCACGACGAAGGCCCCTGGGCGGCGGTCCGCCCGCTCCTGGACGAGGTGTGGTTCCTGGACCTGGACCCCGAGGTGCGCGTACGACGGCTGGTGGACCGGCATGTCCGCTTCGGCAAGGAGCGCGGGTACGCGGAGCGCTGGGTCAGGGACTCCGACGAGGCCAACGCGCGTCTGGTGGCGCGGGGCCGGGGGCGCGCGGATCTGGTCGTCGGCCTGGAGGAGGACTAG
- a CDS encoding VOC family protein, producing MSHIALVTLVVADYDEALAFYTDKLGFELVEDTDRGDGSRWVVVRPGGAGAGAASLLLARAADDTQRASVGKQTGGRVGFFLHTEDFARDHAKMLAAGVRFTEEPRHEPYGSVAVFEDLYGNRWDLLQPA from the coding sequence ATGTCACACATCGCCCTGGTCACCCTGGTCGTCGCCGACTACGACGAGGCCCTCGCCTTCTACACGGACAAGCTCGGCTTCGAGCTGGTCGAGGACACCGACCGGGGCGACGGCTCCCGCTGGGTCGTGGTCCGTCCTGGCGGCGCGGGAGCGGGCGCGGCCTCCCTCCTCCTGGCCCGCGCGGCCGACGACACACAGCGCGCGAGCGTCGGCAAGCAGACCGGCGGCCGGGTCGGCTTCTTCCTCCACACAGAGGACTTCGCTCGCGACCACGCGAAGATGCTGGCGGCGGGCGTCCGCTTCACAGAGGAGCCCCGCCACGAACCGTACGGCTCGGTAGCGGTCTTCGAGGACCTGTACGGCAACCGCTGGGACCTGCTCCAGCCCGCGTAG
- a CDS encoding GTPase-associated protein 1-related protein — translation MSLAQLHYTSVPPESGGSGVRFTAVTDGIGRGLLEEAGRLLGYEPPQDAPVRPTDAELADFPQAFSHSALPDGGRLLARAVCVGAEPGGRRSAFHAHAVLLPPGEVLPGGALPITAWNSPHWAATTPDSGVPDPLDTLPASGLFYREGLIGFAASRTPWLAGYFAGLRAIAEDKEDQENDSPRQIVLVERRSADVAQWIALAGHVLPAASVARLTFTTYTRRPREARQRILGVLPADARGLAELPHRFRVLDCTEGAREDADSSRDSWAETAARLWLAGMPELFEEAAALPGGRFHPGALAAVALRANIDPGSNARAEAAGWARTHARALDEEQVRILVGALCAPNGEDRTTAETQALADLFAALAGRSPDAVTAPLAALVLTEAVRATTGAGTKAGPDPVAESPAPAAPRELPVLPELQLRSLSPEFKQRLGVELAFELRAGISADLSGTGPDTSRPVGLLRIAGILGVDCTELLPDLADRLAAALLAEPESAYTPAVQTALEDHFELRVALLSALDRLAAADPPAATRLLNRTTLSLQGVQSLPHLRMCAEAPAPWSVTGLSESGGEQDRVATLAGVLRAAGVSPFAEPLILSTAVRLVWADGTPTAGEARRMLGETGSDAHRSAGTWATLVAAALGGPGDDPDAPDLAHDLLRSFPEKLEPRVRSALLLLEFAGALRAGRAQAGWIVRARLLRADAEPVEQGVLEQALGALARQLLSEERPNGELYDLIHGGDADLLAAYDRAAREDATRERLRTVPTYTADCFIAWSSFPGANPAWDRTRTALLDKVLRPVVRSLPAGDLAAVEESFGRAGQHHTEEFRAWNRPGALGRLGLALKRRTG, via the coding sequence ATGAGCCTGGCACAGCTGCACTACACCTCCGTTCCGCCGGAGTCCGGTGGCTCGGGCGTCCGGTTCACGGCCGTCACCGACGGGATCGGCCGGGGGCTTCTCGAAGAGGCGGGGCGACTGCTCGGGTACGAGCCTCCGCAGGACGCCCCCGTCCGTCCCACGGACGCCGAACTCGCCGACTTCCCCCAGGCGTTCAGCCACAGCGCGCTCCCCGACGGCGGCCGGCTGCTGGCCCGTGCCGTCTGCGTCGGAGCCGAACCCGGTGGGCGCAGAAGCGCTTTCCACGCCCACGCCGTGCTCCTGCCGCCCGGCGAGGTGCTGCCGGGTGGCGCGTTGCCCATCACCGCCTGGAACTCGCCCCATTGGGCCGCCACCACCCCGGACAGCGGTGTGCCGGATCCGCTCGACACCCTGCCCGCCTCGGGCCTCTTCTACCGCGAAGGGCTGATCGGCTTCGCCGCCTCCCGCACCCCCTGGCTGGCGGGGTACTTCGCCGGGCTGCGCGCCATCGCCGAGGACAAGGAGGACCAGGAGAACGACTCACCGCGACAGATCGTGCTCGTCGAGCGCCGCAGCGCCGACGTCGCGCAGTGGATCGCGCTGGCCGGCCACGTCCTGCCCGCCGCGAGCGTCGCACGGCTGACCTTCACGACGTACACCCGCCGCCCCCGCGAGGCCCGGCAGCGGATCCTCGGTGTCCTGCCCGCCGACGCGCGGGGCCTCGCCGAACTGCCCCACCGCTTCCGTGTACTCGACTGCACCGAGGGGGCCCGCGAGGACGCGGACAGCTCACGCGACAGCTGGGCCGAGACCGCCGCCCGCCTGTGGCTCGCCGGGATGCCCGAGCTGTTCGAGGAGGCCGCCGCGCTGCCCGGAGGCCGGTTCCACCCGGGCGCGCTGGCCGCCGTCGCCCTGCGCGCGAACATCGACCCAGGGTCCAACGCCCGCGCGGAAGCCGCCGGTTGGGCGCGAACCCACGCGCGTGCCCTGGATGAGGAGCAGGTACGGATACTCGTCGGCGCGCTGTGTGCGCCGAACGGGGAGGACCGTACAACAGCCGAGACCCAGGCCCTCGCCGACCTCTTCGCCGCCCTCGCGGGCCGCTCGCCGGACGCCGTGACCGCGCCCCTCGCCGCGCTCGTCCTGACCGAGGCCGTCCGCGCCACCACCGGCGCCGGGACAAAGGCCGGCCCCGACCCCGTTGCGGAATCCCCCGCACCCGCCGCTCCCCGCGAACTGCCCGTCCTCCCCGAGCTGCAACTCCGCTCACTCTCACCGGAGTTCAAGCAGCGTCTCGGCGTCGAGCTGGCCTTCGAGCTGCGCGCCGGCATCTCCGCCGACCTCTCCGGGACCGGCCCGGACACCTCCCGCCCCGTCGGCCTGCTCCGTATCGCGGGCATCCTCGGCGTGGACTGTACGGAGCTGCTGCCCGACCTCGCCGACCGGCTGGCCGCCGCGCTGCTCGCCGAACCGGAGAGCGCGTACACGCCCGCCGTACAGACCGCGCTGGAGGACCACTTCGAACTGCGCGTCGCGCTGTTGAGCGCCCTGGACCGGCTCGCCGCCGCCGATCCGCCCGCCGCCACCCGTCTGCTGAACCGAACCACCCTCTCCCTCCAGGGAGTTCAGTCGCTGCCGCATCTGCGGATGTGCGCGGAGGCACCCGCCCCGTGGTCGGTGACCGGACTGTCCGAGAGCGGCGGCGAACAGGACCGCGTCGCCACCCTCGCCGGTGTCCTGCGCGCCGCGGGTGTCTCCCCCTTCGCCGAACCGCTCATCCTGAGCACGGCCGTACGGCTGGTGTGGGCGGACGGTACGCCCACGGCGGGCGAGGCCCGGCGGATGCTCGGCGAGACCGGCTCCGACGCCCACCGCTCGGCGGGCACGTGGGCCACCCTCGTCGCCGCCGCGCTCGGCGGCCCCGGGGACGACCCCGACGCCCCGGACCTCGCGCACGACCTGCTGCGCAGCTTCCCCGAGAAGCTGGAACCGCGGGTGCGCTCCGCCCTGTTGCTCCTGGAGTTCGCCGGGGCCCTGCGGGCCGGACGGGCCCAGGCCGGCTGGATCGTACGGGCCCGCCTGTTGCGTGCCGACGCCGAGCCGGTCGAACAGGGCGTCCTGGAGCAGGCGTTGGGCGCGCTCGCCCGCCAACTCCTCTCCGAGGAAAGGCCGAACGGCGAGCTGTACGACCTGATCCACGGCGGCGACGCGGATCTCCTCGCCGCGTACGACCGGGCCGCACGCGAGGACGCGACGCGCGAGCGGCTGCGTACCGTACCTACCTACACGGCCGACTGCTTCATCGCGTGGAGTTCGTTCCCGGGGGCGAACCCGGCCTGGGACCGGACCCGTACCGCACTGCTCGACAAGGTGCTGCGTCCCGTCGTGCGCTCCCTGCCCGCCGGGGATCTCGCGGCCGTGGAGGAAAGCTTCGGCCGGGCGGGACAGCATCACACCGAGGAGTTCCGGGCCTGGAACCGCCCGGGAGCCCTCGGCAGACTGGGCCTCGCCCTCAAGCGACGGACGGGCTGA
- the msrB gene encoding peptide-methionine (R)-S-oxide reductase MsrB, with protein sequence MAYDIEKPDEQWRAELSPAEYKVLRKAGTEPAFVGEYTDTKTTGVYSCRACSAELFRSDTKFESHCGWPSFYDPKDSDAVELIEDRSMGMTRVEVRCARCGSHLGHVFEGEGYGTPTDQRYCINSISLRLTPDES encoded by the coding sequence ATGGCGTACGACATCGAGAAGCCGGACGAGCAGTGGCGCGCGGAGCTGTCCCCCGCGGAGTACAAGGTGCTCCGCAAGGCCGGCACCGAGCCCGCTTTTGTCGGCGAGTACACGGACACGAAGACGACCGGCGTCTACTCGTGTCGCGCCTGTAGCGCCGAGCTGTTCCGCTCCGACACGAAGTTCGAGTCGCACTGCGGCTGGCCGTCCTTCTACGACCCGAAGGACAGTGACGCGGTCGAGCTGATCGAGGACCGCTCCATGGGCATGACGCGGGTCGAGGTGCGCTGTGCGCGCTGCGGCTCGCACCTGGGGCACGTGTTCGAGGGCGAGGGCTACGGGACGCCGACGGATCAGCGCTACTGCATCAACAGCATCTCGCTGCGGCTGACGCCCGACGAGAGCTGA
- the murC gene encoding UDP-N-acetylmuramate--L-alanine ligase has protein sequence MASAPGIPTALERPHFIGIGGAGMSGIAKILAARGAKVAGSDAKESETAQALRALGATVHIGHAAAHLADDASCVVVSSAIRADNPELVRAGELGVPVMHRSDALASLMGGLRPIAVAGTHGKTTTTSMLAVALTELGLDPSYAIGGDLEGPGTNARHGEGEIFVAEADESDRSFQKYDPEVAIVLNVELDHHANYASMDEIYESFETFAGKIVPGGTLVISADQAGAVELASRVRDLSAGDLPALKVVTYGEAATADVRVHKITARGLTSEVTVVLDGRFLTFAVSVPGRHYALNAVAALAAGVALGIPAHNLASAIGTYTGVKRRLQLKGEAAGVQVVDSYAHHPTEMTADLEAMRDAAPTGSRLLVVFQPHLFSRTQELGTEMGQALALADASIVLDIYPAREDPVPGITSALVIDAATAAGAQVTAVHDKDAVPGLVAGMAGPGDLVLTMGAGDVTDLGPLILARLSA, from the coding sequence ATGGCATCGGCACCCGGCATCCCCACCGCCCTGGAACGGCCGCACTTCATCGGCATCGGCGGCGCCGGAATGTCGGGAATCGCCAAGATCCTCGCCGCGCGCGGGGCCAAGGTAGCGGGCAGTGACGCGAAGGAGTCGGAGACCGCGCAGGCGCTGCGGGCGCTGGGGGCCACCGTGCACATCGGGCACGCGGCGGCGCATCTCGCCGACGACGCCTCGTGCGTGGTCGTCTCCAGCGCCATCCGCGCCGACAACCCCGAGCTGGTGCGCGCGGGCGAGCTGGGCGTGCCCGTCATGCACCGCTCCGACGCGCTCGCCTCGCTGATGGGAGGGCTGCGGCCGATCGCCGTCGCGGGCACCCACGGCAAGACCACCACGACCTCCATGCTGGCCGTCGCCCTCACCGAGCTGGGCCTCGACCCGTCGTACGCGATCGGCGGCGACCTCGAAGGCCCCGGTACGAACGCCCGGCACGGCGAGGGCGAGATCTTCGTCGCCGAGGCGGATGAAAGCGACCGCAGCTTCCAGAAGTACGACCCCGAGGTCGCGATCGTCCTCAACGTCGAGCTGGACCACCACGCGAACTACGCGTCGATGGACGAGATCTACGAGTCCTTCGAGACGTTCGCCGGCAAGATCGTGCCGGGCGGCACGCTGGTGATCTCGGCAGACCAGGCGGGCGCCGTGGAGCTGGCGTCGCGGGTACGGGACCTCTCCGCAGGGGACCTCCCCGCGCTCAAGGTCGTCACCTACGGTGAGGCCGCGACCGCGGACGTACGGGTCCACAAGATCACCGCACGCGGGCTGACCAGCGAGGTGACCGTCGTGCTCGACGGCCGCTTCCTGACGTTCGCGGTGTCGGTCCCCGGCCGCCACTACGCCCTCAACGCGGTCGCCGCGCTGGCCGCGGGGGTCGCGCTGGGCATCCCGGCGCACAACCTGGCGTCGGCGATCGGTACGTACACCGGTGTCAAGCGCCGCCTCCAGCTGAAGGGCGAGGCCGCCGGGGTCCAGGTCGTGGACTCGTACGCGCACCACCCCACCGAGATGACCGCCGACCTGGAGGCGATGCGCGACGCGGCCCCCACGGGCTCCCGCCTGCTGGTCGTCTTCCAGCCGCACCTCTTCTCCCGTACGCAGGAGCTGGGCACGGAGATGGGCCAGGCCCTCGCGCTGGCCGACGCCTCGATCGTCCTGGACATCTACCCGGCCCGCGAGGACCCGGTCCCCGGCATCACCAGCGCGCTGGTGATCGACGCCGCGACGGCCGCCGGGGCCCAGGTCACGGCCGTGCACGACAAGGACGCGGTGCCCGGTCTTGTCGCGGGAATGGCGGGACCCGGTGATCTCGTTCTCACCATGGGCGCGGGTGACGTCACGGACCTCGGTCCGCTGATCCTGGCCCGCCTGTCCGCGTAG
- a CDS encoding indole-3-glycerol phosphate synthase yields MFTSVLMIEKPLTPEDVEFVTTLHGDEATAFVVLMQPRGDQADVLLRAIDDVAVGELREATQEGEEPEGEEARLPAEKALAHSLAALRAHGSEATGEVVAEHPLDRLKAVVDESGADEVIVMTEPHYVEEFFHRDWASRARHKVGVPVLKLFAHSE; encoded by the coding sequence GTGTTCACAAGCGTATTGATGATCGAGAAGCCCCTGACGCCCGAGGACGTGGAATTTGTCACCACACTCCACGGTGACGAGGCGACCGCGTTCGTCGTGCTCATGCAGCCCCGCGGTGACCAGGCGGACGTGCTGCTGCGCGCCATCGACGACGTCGCCGTGGGGGAGCTGCGGGAAGCCACCCAGGAGGGCGAGGAACCGGAGGGCGAGGAGGCACGGCTGCCGGCCGAGAAGGCGCTGGCCCACTCGCTGGCGGCGCTGCGCGCGCACGGCTCCGAGGCCACCGGCGAGGTCGTCGCGGAACACCCGCTCGACAGACTCAAGGCCGTCGTCGACGAGTCGGGGGCGGACGAGGTGATCGTCATGACCGAGCCGCACTACGTGGAGGAGTTCTTCCACCGCGACTGGGCGTCCAGGGCCCGCCACAAGGTCGGCGTACCGGTGCTCAAACTCTTCGCGCACAGCGAATAG
- a CDS encoding pyrimidine reductase family protein produces MRRLFPVTDQTRTAAEPEWTLDALADLYAYPGVGVGAEEGADAGAGVWLRANMVSTLDGAAQHDGLSQALSSDADMRIFGTLRALADAVVVGAETVRQEGYRPARAREAFAARRAAAGQNPAPVIAVVTASLDLDFSLPLFTEPLVPTLVLTGAAAPADRVLAARKAGAEVLIAGDGAGVDPVRAVRTLAGRGLRRLLAEGGPRLLGQFLAAGVLDELCLTLSPTLTSGYAQRITGGPALAVPERFALASLLEEDGFLFSRYRRP; encoded by the coding sequence ATGCGACGCCTGTTCCCTGTGACCGATCAGACACGTACGGCCGCCGAACCCGAGTGGACGCTCGACGCGCTGGCCGATCTCTACGCCTACCCGGGTGTGGGTGTGGGGGCGGAGGAAGGTGCGGACGCGGGCGCCGGGGTGTGGCTGCGGGCCAACATGGTGTCCACCCTCGACGGTGCCGCCCAGCACGACGGCCTCTCGCAGGCGCTCTCCTCGGACGCGGACATGCGGATCTTCGGCACGCTGCGGGCGCTGGCGGACGCCGTGGTGGTCGGTGCGGAAACGGTTCGCCAGGAGGGGTACCGGCCGGCCCGCGCCCGGGAGGCCTTCGCGGCACGGCGCGCCGCCGCCGGCCAGAACCCCGCTCCCGTCATCGCCGTGGTCACCGCGAGCCTGGACCTGGACTTCTCGCTGCCCCTGTTCACCGAGCCGCTCGTCCCGACCCTGGTGCTGACCGGCGCCGCCGCCCCCGCCGACCGGGTCCTGGCCGCGCGGAAGGCCGGTGCCGAGGTGCTGATCGCGGGGGACGGGGCGGGCGTGGACCCCGTCAGGGCCGTACGGACGCTGGCCGGACGCGGCCTCCGGCGGCTGCTCGCGGAGGGCGGACCACGGCTGCTCGGGCAGTTCCTCGCGGCGGGTGTCCTGGACGAACTCTGCCTGACCCTGTCTCCGACGCTCACTTCCGGGTACGCGCAGCGCATCACGGGTGGACCGGCCCTCGCCGTACCGGAACGGTTCGCCCTGGCCTCGCTCCTGGAGGAGGACGGGTTCCTGTTCAGCCGCTACCGCCGGCCCTGA